ATCCATGATGACGCAAGACAGCAGATAGATATTCAAATAAACAAGAGCTGAAACCCTGTTTTATACAAGAGTAGGAGTGGGGATGGGGAAACTTTGGGGTGGTTGCTCGTGAGGGACAGTTCTTTGTGGCACGGTTCTTTGGGGGAAATGCGATTTGGGGCGGTGTGCTTTGGGGCAGTGCTCTTTGGGGGATAGTTTTTTGGGAGAAGGTGCGCTCTGGGGCAGAGCTCTTTGGGGGACAGTTCGTTGTGGTGAGCTTTTTGGGGGGTAGTGCACTttgggggagagggggagagcgCTTTGGGGCAGTGCTCTTTGGGTGAGAGTTCTTTGTGGCACGGTTCTTTGGGGGAAGGGCtcttcgggggggggggggcagagcGCTTTGGGGGATGGTGCTTTGGGGGCAGAGCGCTTTGGGGGATGGTTCGGTTCTTTGGGGGGCAGAGCACTTTGGGGGATGGTTCTTTGGGGGGCAGAGCACTTTGGGGGCAGTTCTTTGGGGGATGGTTCTTCGGGGGCAGAGCGCTTTGGGGGATGGTCCTTTGGGGGGCAGAGCGCTTTGGGAAATGGTCCTTTGGGGAATGGTTCTTTGGGGGGGGCAGAGTGCTTTGGGGAATGGTTCTTTTGGGGGACGATTCTTTAGGGGATGGTTCTTTGGGGGAGAGCGCTTTGGGGGGCAGTTCTCTGGGAGATGGTGCTTTGGAGGACCATGCTTTCGAATATAATGCTTTGAGAGATGGTCCTTTAATGGATAATACTTTGAGGGATGGTCCTTTGGGGGGCAGAGTGCTTTGGGAGATGGTCCTTTGGGGGGCAGAGCGCTTTGGGGAATGGTTCTTTGGGGGGCAGAGCGCTTTGGGAGATGGTCCTTTGGGGGGCAGAGCGCTTTGGGAGATGGTCCTTTGGGGGGCAGAGCGCTTTGGGGAATGGTTCTTTGGGGGGCAGAGCGCTTTGGGAGATGGTCCTTTGGGGGGCAGAGCGCTTTGGGAGATGGTCCTTTGGGGGGCAGAGCGCTTTGGGAGATGGTCCTTTGGGGGCAGAGCGCTTTGGGGAATGGTTCTTTGTGGAGCAGAGCGCTTTGGGGGCAGAGCGCTTTGTGGAATGGTTCTTTGGGGGGGCAGAGTGCTTTGGGGGATGGTTCTTTGGGGAATGGTTCTTTGGGGGGGCAGAGTGCTTTGGGGAATGGTTCTTTTGGGGGACGATTCTTTAGGGGATGGTTCTTTGGGGGAGAGCGCTTTGGGGGGCAGTTCTCTGGGAGATGGTGCTTTGGAGGACCATGCTTTCGAATATAATGCTTTGAGAGATGGTCCTTTAATGGATAATACTTTGAGGGACAATTTTTGTGCGACATTTCTTTATGGGGAAAGTGCTTTGGGGGATAGTTCTTTAAGGGATGGTCTTTGGGGGATGATAATTTATGAATCTATGCTTTGGGGGATGACACTTTGGGTGACAATTCTTTGGGGGGATTGTGCTTTGGGACAGACGTTTGGGGGACAgttgtttgggggggggatgTTTGAGGATAATTCTACACTTGGATCTTTACATTGTCATACACACGTTTAACTGTTTCACATCTGTGTTAAgtgcttttttaaatgtacttatcTAAAAGAAAACGACTACCAAACTATACCATtagcggggtgtgtgtgtgtgtgtgtgtgtgtgtgtgtgtgtgtgtgtgtgtgtgagacctgtTCCTTGGTCTTGCCCTCTCGCTCTCTGACGTATGTAGTGACGATTCTCTCCGTCTCCTCTCTCAGGCGAGGGTACGAGTTCAGCTGCAGACACAAACACCACAACACTGCAGAATACAGTGTTtactgtacaaacacacacacacactctctcacacacacaaacacacacagtgataaAGTGTGGAAGCTGCCCACAACCAAAACCAAGCACCAGCAAGATCAAGTTCAAAGAAAGGTCAGGCCAAAGAGGTCACACTTGcaatcagcacacacacacacacacacacacacacacttaaagaacAATTAGTGAGCAAAGTTTACACCATCAGCTATGTAAGATCAGCTTCAATAAATCATTCATAAATCTGTTTTAGAGCTGCACAATTCATCACACTTAAATCATGAGTGCGATATTTGGCtcgcgattttttttttaatgacgaTTTTGGTGAATTTCACTGAAGTTTGCTAACGGGCTTTTTTAAGTGTCTTTTTTATCGGTAGCTCAAAGTGCTCAGTACAGGCGTATAATGTAAGAGGATAACGTATAATAAACGATAAAGTGCAATAACAGCAGTTTTGCTCCTCTACTGATTGAATAACTTTATGATTTTGTAATTGAGCAAAACTAGTATGTTGTCATGTTGTGCAGCCCTGATATAAACtactaataattaaataaaactacaCTATGACTACAGAGTCTAATGTGTCCAATGTGTCTAatctttaacaaaaacaaattatgttacaaaagaaaataaaaaaaaccctaaactgTGAGATGAGAAAACGTAATTCTATATTTGAGATGCTGAACATCACAAATATAGTTCTCCAGAGCTGAAAGTGATGACTGTTGTTAAGcggtgttagagagagagaaacagagggggGGGAGATGGATGTTTTTGCTACTTTAATGTAAAAAGGTACAAACCCAAGAATgaggagaaaaaatatatatatgtatatataaatacacacacgcacacaggtcTGTATGTTCAGGACGCAGTTCCTCCCAATTCCACAAGGGGGCAGATAAACCTCATTACTCctccaccaccaacaccacagTTAAACAAGTGGCATGCTGGGATTATTATCGACTCTGTTTACACCCAGTGGTTTCATGAACTGAGATTGCTCCTGATATCATTTGAACCCTCTCTAACTATCAAGTTCCCGTGTTGTTCCTCGTTTTAGCTTAAAGATTGTCGGCGCATGTTTGTGCCTCCCTCAGGACCTTGTGGGACGCCTCGGTTTGGTGTTCGTGCACGCTCTTCAGTTTACAGGTTACTGACGTAGACGCtgattattagtattagtattataatatatatgataACGGCTTGGGAATAACACGCTGTgtgctgttgttggaaaataatcatcatcaggGGAGCAACAGTATGTCCCCAAAAGGTTTTATTTCTGTACATAATATACCTGATTTTAAAAAAGCGTCTCCgaaacactgaaatgagatTAGATTTAACTCGGTTTTGAATCCATCTTGGTGGATGATGCCAAAAGGCATAAAAAGACCAGGTGAAAACAGAGCTGTGCTGGAGCTAATTACAGCTTCATATGCGTGAGGCTAATGAgaggtttggggggggggggagcgtGAAGTCTATCAGACTGTTGAAGCAGGAACAGGAGGCGTAAACGGTGCTTTTCCAGAGCGCTGAGTTCTGGAAATGCAGACATGGAGGACGGGCGTGGACAAGCACGGCTGCGTGGAAGAAGGGCTCAGACAAACTGGTGAGGATTGGCTGATGGGGTGGAGGGACTGAGCGTGGAGGGATGTGAACACAACGGGAGGAACGGGGCGAGGGACGAGATCCTGGTTCATTTTTGCTCCTCTCCTGGGTTACCTTGTAGGCACACTTCTTGACGAGCGTGGTGAGCTCGGTCACCACCATGTCCACGCACTTCAGACTGGGCGCTTTCAGTTTGAGGATCTGCTTTTTCACCATGGCCTCGAAGGCCAGGTCAGGGGTGAACAGCCCCGTTCTGAGAGCGCGTTCGGGAAAGTGAAAAGGCGTCGCGTCGCATCGCATCGCAGGGGAGGGAGCAAAGCCGAGaagcagaagagaaaaagaaaagaaacaacagaaggaggagaagaagagaatTGGATTAGTTATTAAAAATCACTAATCTACAGACAGACACTTAAACCAGTCCAAAAAGAGGCAGGCCATGGTTTCCACATCTTCTCTGATTACCCATAAATCCCTCTGTAATCCACCACACCCTCCTCCCAGCAGAGTCGAGCCATAGACACCCGCCTTGCGTTACACAACTGCTTTTAATGAGCCGTCAGCAACCATTTCACCATCTTAAGACTTACTTTACAGTTAAGATCGAGTGACGTCAGTTAGGTCGATCTCAATGCGACGGACTCAACACTATACGCAGAGacctaaaaatataaacaaaagtaGCTCAATAGACGGAGCCTTCAAATATCTGAAAGAAAACGCTTTATTTTATCTTGTTAACGCTTCATGAACTCAGCAGTGTCgatcaaaacaaaaccaaagtcCTCACTctcctagttttttttttttttttttatgtaatcatTGGAAAATTgccgtggtgtaagaggaataaaacgcttgtTGGTTGCGTTacagataaataattaactcCGCATCATcacatgattattttcctgtaacaaaaCCTCCCCGTGTTGTTTGATTTCTACTATATTTCTACTCGCTATACGTCAAGCTGAAATCGCTGCTCGCTTGACTACCTGTATTGCGCTAGGCGAGCAAGCTAGCACGTTTGCGAATATTACGCATTTGATCCTTATTGCCGTATATCCACACGTTTCTATTCAAAAGATCAGTACTTGATGGACAGGTAATATTCCAGGATATTCATATCTCAGTGTATTTTTGCGCAATATCTCCGATCTTAAACCTCGACTTCCCGCCGCATCGTCCAAAGGAAACCGGACGTCACGCAGAGCGAGGTAAAGTCGATGAGGGCGTATTAAAAGCAGTGCTGGAACGTAACGCCCGGCCGCGGTGGCTGCGGTCTCGGCTCCGTGGAAGTCGATCGGCCATGCGGTTTTGCTCCTTTTGGACCCGAGACGAGCGGGATCCTGCGTCCGTTCGTCTCCGCTGCACAAGACCAGCACAAAACCTCCACACACGACAGCTGAACCTGCACACAGGGCGGCCGGCGGGCTGACGCGGGTCACACCGGCACGCGATACGCATGCTAGCGTTCCACCGAAGGCGTTGTATTACACCGGgctgtttaaatatttcatgatGAACCCGGTCGTGCGAGACTGTTCACGTTTAACTTAAAGTGCCCCTGAACGTGTCGACTCAAAAAATATAAACGCAGTGAAAcctcacatttaaacacacacaaaaaaccctgAACTGCTCAGAGATATCACAAACCTGATCGTCCTTTATTACCTACAGTAAACTAGCCAGCTACCTAAGCACAGCAATGTGCTAGCATTAACTAGCTTACTAGTTAGCATAGCTGTATATACTAGAGGTCGCCTGATAATGACTCGCTGGAACTATCagttatcggcaaaaatccacaccgatagtttctTCCCTTGgttgcgggagcggctgagaagggtccgctgcagttatacggtacgagagcgacctctagaggtgaaataaaaactagcGCTGACCAATTTTtctgtgttatttgaagtgtttttttttttattaattttggatgtctgtttttatttgaagtgttcATTTTCCATTCAATCTGGATGAATATCTCTTATTTACttcaatatttattaatagttaacatatactaatatttatttcatttaaaacgcACCGGGAAAATCCGCTATCAGGTGACCTCTATTATATACTTCAtgttattagctagctagtttcaatttttttaaaaatgtaagaaattcTCTATTTTAAATAGAAAAGTGTTGACCCAGATACTACTCTAGGAGGAGTGCGTTATTTAAAACACGACATTTTTTTTGAGTTCAGGGGGACTTTAAAGTTTTCGTTCATAACATTTCTTTCAATCTGGACTGCTCTCATTTCACTTTCTGTGATGTAGATGAAGGAAAGCGTAACGAGAGCTGGTTTTTGCGGCGTGCTGCGAGGCCGGTGTGACCCCGCCCCCTCTAGCCGACAGAGCGCCCCCCTGTGTAGGGGCCAGGCAGCAGCACAGTACCTTTTTGGTGCACTGCCTGACCGTGTTGATGAGCTCCTGAATCACCATATCGATACATTTAAGACAGGGCTCTTTCAGCTTTATGATCTGCTTTTTCACGATGGCTTCAAACGCCAGGTCGGGGGTGAACAGGCCAGTTCTGAGAACATACAGGGGTGtgggggagacagacagacagatggggtcaaaaaaaacaaaaaacaacaacaacaacaaaaaaaaacatacagacaaACAGGTAAAATAGCAATAAGAGCATGGAgatagaggggggaaaaaaagtagcGACGTGCAGACTGTGACAGGTAAGAAGCTCAAAATGAAAGAATTACAAAGAGAAACAATCAGGCAGAAACGATAAGCGACAACAGAAGTCAAAATGGTGACGAGCAAACCAAGgagagatgaagtgagagtgagaggaaaGCGAgaagtgtggagagagagagagcgagagagagagagaaagaaggaaaaatgaaacAGGTTGTCAGTATAGTACAAACAAGGCGTCTGAATCTACAGGAAAGAGCTGAGTCGACAGTTTAAAGACTCGTCAATgcacacagagacaaacagattaataattaaacatctcaatgtgtgtgtgtgtgtgtgtgtgtgtgtgcgtgtgtgtgtgtgcgtgtgcgtgtgtgtgtgcgagtgtgtgtgtgcgagtgtgtgtgtgcgcgcacgactgtctgtatatctgtgtgCAAGAGTCCATGTGGACAAATATCTGAATATATCTTTGTGCGAGTGTCTGTGTGGGTGAGTGACTGTATATCTGTGTGCGAGTGTCCTTTGGGACGAATGGCGGTATATCTGTGTGCGAGTGTCCTTTGGGACGAATGGCGGTATATCTGTGTGCGAGTGTCCTTTGGGACGAATGGCGGTATATCTGTGTGCGAGTGTCCTTTTGGACGAATGGCGGTATATCTGTGTGCGAGTGTCCTTTTGGACGAATGGCGGTATATCTGTGTGCGAGTGTCCTTTTGGACAATGGCGGTATATCTGTGTGCGAGTGTCCTTTTGGACGAATGGCGGTATATCTGTGTGCGAGTGTCCTTTTGGACGAATGGCGGTATATCTGTGTGCGAGTGTCCTTTTGGACGAATGGCGGTATATCTGTGTGCGAGTGTCCTTTTGGACGAATGGCGGTATATCTGTGTGCGAGTGTCCTTTTGGACGAATGGCGGTATATCTGTGTGCGAGTGTCCTTTTGGACGAATGGCGGTATATCTGTGTGCGAGTGTCCTTTTGGACGAATGGCGGTATATCTGTGTGCGAGTGTCCTTTTGGACGAATGGCGGTATATCTGTGTGCGAGTGTCCTTTTGGACGAATGGCGGTATATCTGTGTGCGAGTGTctgtgtgggtgagtgtttgTACGTGTCTCTAtgtgcatatatgtatgtgtacgagtgtgtgtgttgtgtgtgttgtgtgtagtgtgtgttagtgtagtgTTCTAGAGAGAAGACGGTGTTCCGGCTGCAGGAGGTCTCAGTGAAGCTCCACTTGCCTGACACCGTGGACGTTCTTAATGGCGTGACTGATCTCTCGCCGCAGCTCCTTCTCATCAAACACAATCTGATCAACACAAACACCACAGATGTGAAAAAAGGGAGTCAGTCAGTTCGTGCACAGCTGTAGGGAcgtgagaaagtgtgtgtgtgtgtgtgtgtgtgtgtgtgcgcgcgcgtgtgttgGGTTCACCATGACGAGCTCAAAGGGGAAGCGCTCGTGGAAGATGCGGTTGATCCTGGCGCCTCCTGACAGCTCCACCGTGTCCACCTGATCCCCCGAACCCTCGATACACTTCTCAAAGTCCACGCCGAACTGCTGCACCATCCtgatgaccacacacacacacacacacacacacacacacaaataaccacagagatgtttattcattcatagcACTAAATCCGAACGCACGCGGGTtttgcattgatttttttttaaattttcatttgaCAGCCCTGGAGCAGACGAGAGGACCGAAGCAGAGCGGACTATGGCtgggtaaaaaataaacaaacaaacaaacaaacaaacgattCTCTGATTTTAATCGAGCTTCAATTTAACGAAACGATATCGATTCCCTGAATTGAGAAGACATGAATATTACCTGTAGTTCGCctctcgtcctgaagatgtcgccatctttcatgttttgaattttgaaaccggttttatttcttaaacaagTTTCAAGTTGTTAACGAATTTCACCGCTGCACATTTacaatggttttattttatttattttacagtaacgTGCAGCTTTGTGCTTCCCTTGTGTGCACTGTATGTGCACATTTATGATTTCCTGTTACAATGTTTGctactcaaagtaaaagtaaaaagtaattaaacataatcgTGCGTGCCCCATTGTTAAAGTAAACGTTTATTTCAGCAATATAGCGaagtaggagggtttcagttaccagaatttatattaaaacatggactCCGACGAGCGATATTGGGGTCGCGTCCGTATATCGTACAATAACAAACGATCGATAAGGGTTATTGTCGTGACGGGCTGAACAGCGATCGAGAGACGTTTGGAGACGAGGTGAAAGGGAGCATCACTCACTGCAGCAGAGCCTTGGTCTTGCGTGTGGGGTCGTCGGGACGGAAGTTCTTGTACTCCTCCACCTCTTTCTCCAGAGACAGGAGCTGCGACTGCAGCTTACTGCGCAATCCAGGCAACGTGTCCCGGATGTGGTTAGTCAATtgctgcgagagagagagagagagagaacacaaggagagacgttttttgtttttagaggTCATGAAACCTATAAATTGTTTTATAGGAATGTTAGAGTAGACTGAGTGTTGGTGGGCGGAGTCAGGGACGTCGTGGCGAACCTGGTTGAGGGTCTTCTGCAGGTGCGGCGTTCCCATTCGCTCAGCGAGGTGTCTGTAAGAAGGGTGAGACAGGAAGAACTTCCTCTCAGCGGCCAGAGCGGCGCGGATGTCCTTCCTGCCATCGATGTCCTTCTGACTGCGATTCACAACGCCGACATAACCTGggacgaacacacacacacacacacacacagcattagaCTACGACCGTTGCGTTtgcatttgtgtttgttgtaCGCTTACACGAGCCCCACCTCTGCGCAGCGGGAGCAACTTGTTCTCCAGGATGTCCCGAGCGTCTGTTCCCTCGTCCATCAGGTCCAGCTTAGTGATCACGCCGATGGTGCGCAGAcctgcacaaaaacacacacgttcacatcCGCATGTCGTTCACGCGCCTCTCCAGAGCGCTGTGCAGAAACGGCGAGATGAATTTGGGAATTATACTACAGCGTCGCCGATCTCTCGATCCTGATCGGTCGTCACACTATCTCGTTGTGGGTTATTTTCCGAGAAGGGAAGCGCGTCCTACCCTGAGGGTCCACCTCCTTGGCGATTTTGAGAGCGTCGGAATTGGCCAGGTCGGTGTTGGCCGGTGTGACTGCCAGGATCAGGCAGCTCTCTTTAGTGATGAACTGCAAGAGCATGTCTCGGATCTGGTGCTCGATGTCCGGCGGCTGGTCGCCCACGGCAACCTTGGTCATCCCCGGAAGGTCGATGAGGGTCAGGTTCAACActgacaaacagagagagagagagggagagagaggtttCCTTATAGATTAtagaaagctgtgtgtgtgtgtgtgtgtgtgtgtgtgtgtgtgtgtgtgagacagagacagagagatatacCGTTAGGTGAGTAGACTCTCAGGTTGATGGGAATGGGGGAGATTCCCTTATTCGAGCCTGTGATCCTGTCCGTCTCGGCCTCGATCTCCGACCGAACTTCCTCAAAGTCCACAAACTTCTTCCCTTTACAGTGCAAGAACTCCGCAtactctgaacacacacacacgaccttCTTGTTAAACTCAGGGCTGTGaggagtgtgtgcgagtgtagGGTGTGTGAGCGAATgtagggtgtgtgagtgtgtgtgagagtgtgagattgtagggtgtgtgtgtgtgtgtgtgtgagagagtggttgatctgagaaaacacactaaCCTGCTTTGTTGTTGATTAGCTGCAGAACGAGAGGCCTGCGAGTGACGATTCCTGAACCACGGGGGAGAAAATCCCTgcagagaccgagagagaatTTCAGTAGACAATAAAGCAACGCTCAGctgacatgagagagagagagagagagagtgactgaaaaaaacagatggacagacagacagacagagggagggtgGAGCAAACagacaggaaaagagagagagagagactgacaaaAAGAGAagccagagagacagacagatatagagacTGGGGCAGAACGACAGACTGACAAAAAGAGATGCCAGACAGACTGAAAAGGAC
The sequence above is drawn from the Ictalurus furcatus strain D&B chromosome 24, Billie_1.0, whole genome shotgun sequence genome and encodes:
- the dnm2a gene encoding dynamin-3 isoform X4 — translated: MGNRGMEELIPLINKLQDAFSSIGQSCNLDLPQIAVVGGQSAGKSSVLENFVGRDFLPRGSGIVTRRPLVLQLINNKAEYAEFLHCKGKKFVDFEEVRSEIEAETDRITGSNKGISPIPINLRVYSPNVLNLTLIDLPGMTKVAVGDQPPDIEHQIRDMLLQFITKESCLILAVTPANTDLANSDALKIAKEVDPQGLRTIGVITKLDLMDEGTDARDILENKLLPLRRGYVGVVNRSQKDIDGRKDIRAALAAERKFFLSHPSYRHLAERMGTPHLQKTLNQQLTNHIRDTLPGLRSKLQSQLLSLEKEVEEYKNFRPDDPTRKTKALLQMVQQFGVDFEKCIEGSGDQVDTVELSGGARINRIFHERFPFELVMIVFDEKELRREISHAIKNVHGVRTGLFTPDLAFEAIVKKQIIKLKEPCLKCIDMVIQELINTVRQCTKKLNSYPRLREETERIVTTYVREREGKTKEQVLLLIDIELSYINTNHEDFIGFANAQQRTLAHKKRPIPNQVIRKGWLTINISFMKGGSKEYWFVLTAETLSWYKDEEVREHPGVEND